In Fundulus heteroclitus isolate FHET01 unplaced genomic scaffold, MU-UCD_Fhet_4.1 scaffold_378, whole genome shotgun sequence, the DNA window GAAGGTGCATTCAAATGTTCAGTTTCTGGTTAGTGTTTTGGATGGTTTAGGTTTTCTGAccgtgttttgttttataaagaaGAACGAGTTGCCACTACTAGAGTGATGGGAGTATTTTCTCCCACTGTGGTTCGTGAAACACTAAGTATAAAAATCCACAGACATACATTTATAATATATTATGATTGTTgaggttatgtttttttttagcgaTTTTTGTGTCCTTTAACCAGCAAACGCTTGTTTCTCAAACTTCTACCACAGCCATTTTGAGGACAGGCTAAGAACCGATGTTTCTAATTAATCATGTGTATGTCTGTGTTAActaatttttaatcttttagtAGTTTTGGACTCAGTAGTGGAAAGAGTAGCAACAGAAATTTAGTTAAGTTTGTGTCAGACATGTTGCTTGTTTATCTAAAACACTTCTACATGCAGCTGGGATAATAGGAAGGAGGATTGTTGCACAATCTACGTTATCACTGCTAATCATCTGGAGATGCAACTGTAGGACTCAAACACGTCGCTATGAacttaaaatcaaaacaacaaagatttCATATGGTGCTGTTCGTTGCTATTACTTTTAATAAGATGGCGGAGAAAGAGTCGTAGTGATGGGGGTTTTCTCCAGCTTTATAGTCTGCACACTGCCggccagctggctgaaagaacgCTCCTACACCGTTGTTTTTTATACAACATCAACAAGATTGTCTGTTTGGAGTTATTTCTGGCGGTGAGAAAACAAAGGCAATCTTAAGGAACGTTCACACTTAACATGAACAAGGCGAAAGTAGCAGGTGATTTACATATGCCTGAAACTACATATGAAAAATACGTATGGAGGAAATCATCAGTATGGTACTGAAAAGAATGGCCTAATCTTTTATTATTGCCAAGGCCTGTTTATAAGACTTCCCAGAAATGGAAgaatacacacatacacagcactacaaacacacacatatgccCTTCCAACTAGGGAGGGAGGGCTCTTGGTCCTGATCAGCACGTGTGCACAGTAAGATATCATGTTTCCATTTACGTCATACTGTATCCCTAAAAAGCCTGAAAGTCACCCCATATTGTTGGGATTGCTGTGAAATGAAGATGACTGTAAGTCTGGAATAAAAGAATCCCCCTGCTGGTCGCTGAGAGAAGTTGCAGTGTCTGGTCtcgtctgtctttttttttttaaggttcaatCCTCTCTCACATAATCAGGGGTCTCGCCAACGCATTTTGAAGTTAAGTTGTCAAAGTTACGCTGAAGTTAGACCGTTACGCTCATTTCTAATGACACggaacagtacgacacggatgtttgagagcaacgcAGAAAAGTCAATAAAGAGTTTGAACGTGCATCAGCGCAGCTATAAACCTCAACAACGTTAaggctagcgctagctgttattagcctgACGAACAGTCTCCTTCGAGCTGCGGTACGCAACGCTCCGCTGCGGGAATGCATCCAGAGAAGCAGCTAAACGACACACAGTCGCTCGAGCAGCCCAAACATATATGCGTTAATAAAATCCTGGTGAGGACCCTGGTTATCCCTACGTAAAGGCACGCTCAAGAGCGAATTGATGCAAACGGCGCGAAATAGGCGAATAGAGCGGCGCAAAATATCTCAAGTTCAACAGTCTGAATTTTTCTGCCAAGTCACGTTACGTCGAAGTTCCTCCTcgtccatttatttaagcaccGACATGTttcttatgtgtttatttaGACAGTAAaattaggctatatttctattgagcaatgATAGATTTACTGAACGAAGACGCCTGTAGTTAGTGTCCCGGAAGGCGATCCGTCCCCCAACGCCGGTTAACAGCTCACCATCCTGGGCCCTAGAAAGATGAAAGTACCACTGGAAGCATCCGTCATCCAGCCACAGCTGCAGGTGGTGGTACTCGTCgaacttatatatatattccttatataggacatttttgaccaatctgtataatctgacccaatctgtataatatgattgaacttgattttgtaaagtgccttgagatgacatgtttcatgatttggcgctatataaataaaattgaattgaattgaattgaaccggGTGCGGTACCAAATGGGCAACAACGGCGTTGTTCAGCTTTCTCCACCAGTCAGCGCAAATTGTTTCAGAGAGGCGGAACGTCAAACGATCAAAGGCGAACAATTCGGCGTTCAGTGAGAACGTACCTTCACTGCTGCAACTTAAGAAGCACCATCCATAGCTGTTATCACAGTAATGCCGTTTTTAAAAAACTACAGCTCTCAAGCTACTAGCGCTATCTCTGTGACGCTATCTCTGTATTCAAACGAGTGCCTTCATTTGTGCGCAGCTCTGCACAAACCTATACCCTCAGCACTCCCAACAGCACGCCTGTCTGTACGGGCTGGGAATTTCCGAGCCTCTGTTGTGTCTTTCAGACGGGCCGTATAGACAAGGCGTACCCGACAGTTTGCGGTCACACGGGCCCGGTGTTGGACATCGACTGGTGTCCTCACAACGACCACGTCATCGCAAGCGGCTCGGAGGACTGCACAGTTATGGTAACGACGTGTTCATGTCTTCAAAGCAGATTTCTGCGGCCTCTAATGCTtgttaaatgtgttatttttagaACAGAGTGTATACATGGGACATTTGTGGTATTATTTAGGAGAAACTAGCTTCTCTGTGTAATTCCTCCTCATTTGACGCAGGTCTGGCAGATCCCAGAGAACGGACTGGAGGCTCCCATGTCGGAGCCTGTAGTCGTGTTGGAGGGCCACTCTAAAAGGGTCGGCATTGTGTCTTGGCATCCCACGGCCCGCAACGTTCTCCTCAGTGCTGGTGAGTTTGGGCTGAAACGTCTCGGATCAAAGCATAACTCTGCTTTCTGTTTGTCCTACAGTTCGCCCACAGCTGAACCGAGAATAGAGCGACTTCTATGAAAGGCCCCTCTTTCACTGTTGTTCCCCTGAAAATAAGCCTGTTTCCCTTTTCCAGGCTGTGACAACCAGGTCGTCATCTGGAACGTGGGGACAGGAGACGCCATGATCAGCCTGGACGACATGCACCCGGACGTCATCTTCAGCGTCAGCTGGAGTCGCAACGGCAGCCTGCTGTGCACGGCCTGCAAGGACAAAAAGGTCCGCATCATTGACCCCCGTAAGAAGAAGATCGTGGTGGTGAGTAAGAGCCGCGATGGATTTACGCGTCAACGTCTCCCCCAGTTTTACAGCCTGACCAGCGTGTTTCTGCTTTCAGGAGAAGGACAAAGCCCACGAGGGAGCTCGACCAATGAGAGCCATCTTTTTAGCAGACGGAAACATTTTCACCACTGGATTCAGCCGCATGAGCGAACGTCAGCTGGCCCTGTGGAAATCTGTACGTCTATCATTAGTCCTGTTTGGTCCCTTTTAGTCTAAAATTTACTGTCTGACCGCAAGCTTACAGCAAATTGGACATAGATGCATTAAATATGTTCATACATTTATCTATACTTCATTgattaatcaaataaatgattgaaatttaaaatagtttttcgAAGCAAGTGTAATTATGTCAGTACGTTTTTGCATTACTCAAACTAAAGCTAGTGGGCGGGGCTAACATTTTTGTGGTTAAGATGCTAATCAGATGTTTGGTTCTTAATCTAAAACATTgagcatttattatttttttcctcccatcAAGCCAACAGTCCTCATCTCCAGCAGGGGGCGTTAAATACTAAGTAACAATTCCACTCTGTGTTCacgtttagttttatttttgcatctttCGTTAATTTAATCCCAAACCATACTGTGAAACAAGCGTCTAAACTGCGCCATCCCCGTAAATGTGtgattattttgtgtttgcaggACAATATGAACGAGCCCATATGTGTCCAAGAGATGGACACCAGCAATGGCGTTCTGCTGCCATTCTACGACCCAGACACTAACATAGTCTACCTGTGTGGAAAGGTAGAGGACGCTAAATGTCCTTCGTTTTACGTCGTCGGGTGTTGAATTGAAAAGTTCACACGTTCTGTACCCGCAGGGAGACAGCAGCATTCGGTACTTTGAGATCACGGACGAGGCGCCGTTTGTTCATTACCTCAACACCTTTTCAACCAAGGAGCCCCAGAGAGGCATGGGTTACATGCCCAAGAGAGGCCTGGATGTCAACAAATGTGAAATCGCCAGGTATAGAGACGTTACTGCTTTCTGATATTGTCAGTTTTAACaagtgctcttttttttttattcctttgagGCTTAGATAAAACATAATGTCATACTAACCCacatcttttttatataaaaaaagcaaaaggctAAAAGCAGTGAGTGAAAACCAAAGTATGCCCCAGGATTAAAGgctaaattaaatgtaactttAGGGTTATCAGTTTTAAATATGCCAACAGCGGACAGTGTTTGAGTCTCATATAATGGATGGGAGTTAATGGGCACCGACTGGGTTTTTCCTGCTTGTTAAAACATAACTATAAGCAAATTCTTCATAAACAGACGCTTACAATGGTGACAGCAAATAGACCTAAACTGCTATTCCTCCACCAGCAGGGGGAGACATACTGTTTCAGAGCACCcagcttttaaagcaaaaaaggcTGAGGGGCACAAAATTAACTCTCTTTATACACATAAGTATGCTTTATAGTGAAATagaattttaagaaaataaacatattagATTTAACTTGAACAACTCAAGTTAAACACCAAACAATAAACTGAAACCAAACAGTGCAAGTCATCAGCACTCCTTCCAGACAGTGCGGTTTATTTTCCCATCGACACTGAACACGCTTCCTCGTCAGCATTTCTTATGGCCACGTCTCCATGATAACGCATGACCAGGTGACCTCAAAAATAAGGACAGagtgatgagaaaaaaaaacatcatcttGAATAAACGGATCAGCCAGGTGTTAGCCCTTAATTAGGTCAATGCAAATCAAAAgattttacatttacaaatgaaATTAATTTGGTGCATAAAAAGTAAAGAATGATGTCACTTACTGGTTAGAGGATGGATTCCTTATACCCGGATATCATAATTAGACTAGAAACAACCACATTGCAGCTATTATTCAATCtggaactttttttaaatacgttTAAATTGCAATATTTTCAGGTGTCAGATAAGCGTGAGAAAGATATTAAAGCTCAGAAGAAAAGGGtctgttgtttttgtggttttacGTGTAAATTTACTACTTCAAAGATGGAGAAAACaaatttgaaattttaaaatataaaaaaagaaaaaaagttttatgtttttctcacCCAAAaccaattaattaaaacaattaagggggaacatttccagaatattaaca includes these proteins:
- the coro1cb gene encoding coronin-1C-A isoform X2, which codes for MSRRVVRQSKFRHVFGQAVRNDQCYDDIRVSRVTWDSSFCAVNPKFVAIIIDASGGGAFLVLPLNKTGRIDKAYPTVCGHTGPVLDIDWCPHNDHVIASGSEDCTVMVWQIPENGLEAPMSEPVVVLEGHSKRVGIVSWHPTARNVLLSAGCDNQVVIWNVGTGDAMISLDDMHPDVIFSVSWSRNGSLLCTACKDKKVRIIDPRKKKIVVEKDKAHEGARPMRAIFLADGNIFTTGFSRMSERQLALWKSDNMNEPICVQEMDTSNGVLLPFYDPDTNIVYLCGKGDSSIRYFEITDEAPFVHYLNTFSTKEPQRGMGYMPKRGLDVNKCEIARFYKLHERKCEPIIMTVPRKSDLFQDDLYPDTAGPDPALEAEEWFAGKNGGPILISLKDGYVSTKNRDLKVVKTNILESKPATKAESIPTIQKHASPQSTVKMEDKLEEVLREFKSLRDRVILQDRRIARLEEQVAKVAM